CCCCAGGAATGGGTGATTCGTCCTTTTTTGCAAAATGCGGGAGTAATTCTACTCTTTTTTATACCTCTTTTGACCATGCGTGCTTTTAGTGAGGAAAAGCGCATGGGTACGTTTGAACTTTTGCTCAGTTATCCTGTTCAGGAATATCAAATTGTGCTGGGTAAGCTTCTGGCCGTTGCTGGTTTTTTGACCATTGCTCTTGTTTTGAGCGGAGTAGGGCCGGCTTTTCTCTTTGTATATGCCCAGCCTGAACTCTTACCCACGGTGACTGGATATTTTGGGCTTTTGCTTCTTGCCCTGAGCTTTGCCAGTATTGGAATCTTTATTTCCTCTTTGACTGAGAATCAGATTGTTTCGGCTACGCTGAGTTTTGGAGCCTTGCTTTTACTCTGGCTTCTGTCCTGGGTAAAGGAACTTGTCCCTGAATTTTTTAAACCAGTTGTTGAGGCTTTGTCTTTACTCAGTCATTTTGATTCCTTTACCAAAGGCGTGTTGTCTGTACCTGATCTTACTTATTATTTTACATTTATTTTGGCTTTTGTGGGATTGACCATGCTCAGCTTGGAAAACCAGAGATGGAGAGCGTGAGGGGAAGATGAGAAGATAAGAAGCTGAGAAGACAAGAAGATGGGGAGCCAAGAAGTTAGGAGAAGATAAGGAGTAAAAAGATGACCTGGAAGAAGTTTGGGCAATTATCCGGGACTATAATTGTAGGCCTGGCAGTGCTGGTAGGCCTGAATGTTTTAGCTAACAAGGCTGACCTGCAATATGATACAACTAAAAACAAGCGCTACTCTCTTTCCAAGCAGACTGTTAAAGTGCTTAAACACTTGGAAAGACCGGTTAAAGTACTTTGTTTTTATCGTCCCGGAGAAGCCGAGCGTAAAAACTTGGAAGATCTTTTAAAGTTGTATGCTAAAGAAAGCGCTAATTTTAGCTTTGAGTTTGTGGATCCGGACAGGTCCCCTTTTAGGGCTAAGGAATTCAAAGTACGCCAAACAGGAGAAGTGATTCTATTAAGTGAGAACAGGCAGGAGAAGATACTATTTCCTGATGAAGAAAAATTGACCAATGGACTGATCAGGGTGTCCAATCCGGAAAAGGCCAAATTTTACTTTGTTCAGGGTCATGGTGAAGTACCTTTTTCAGGTTTTGGAGAAAAGAGCATTACTCAACTAAAGGATGTTTTAAAGAATCAGGGAGTTGAGCTTGAGAAGCTACTTTTGGCCAGGGAGAAAAAAGTTCCTGAAGATGCGTCAGCTCTGGTAATCATTGGGCCACAGAAAGATTTTTTAAAGCATGAACTGGCTCTTTTGACTGATTATTTGAATACAGGTGGGAGGCTGTTTCTGGCCTTAAATGCAGAAACAGAGACTAATCTGGATCTGTGGATTAAAGACAATCTACACTTGAAACGCCTTTCCGGCTTGATTTTGGATCCGATGAGCAAACTGATTGTGGGCGACTATCTGAGTCCTTTGGTTCAGGATTATCCCTACCATAAAATTACCGAAGATTTTAATTTGATGACTATCTTCCCCACCTGTACGGCCTTTGAGGAAGAAGCTGAAGCACAGGCTAAATACCAGATAATTCCTTTGGGCCGCAGTACAGGGAGCGCCTGGTTGGAGACAGATTTGGTCAGCCTGAAAAAAGGACAGGCTCGTTTTGATCCGGGCAAGGACATTCAGGGGCCATTATGGCTGGCTGTTGTTTATGAAAACGAGTTTCAGGAAAAGGACTCAAATGCTACTTTAAAGTCCAGGGTGGTAGTCTTTGGTGATAATGATTTTCTAACCAACCAGTTTATTGGGCTGTCCGGGAATATGGATCTGGCCCGCAACTCTTTGAACTGGCTTAGGGAAAAGGAGGATACCCTGGCCATTTCCAAGCCAAAGTTGGCCAATTCATTGCTCTTTTTAAATGTATGGCAACAGCGCCTTATTACCTGGGTTCCTCTTGTAGTTTTACCTTTGTTATGTGTATTGATGGCTGTTTATGTGGGTATGAAGAGAAGAAAATGTTGAGAATCTTGAATGCTTGATGTCGAATTAAATGTTTAAGGGGAGAGGAATGAAACGGCTGGTTTTTCTAATCATATTGCTTGCTTTTATCTGGGCCGGTGTATTTTTGTGGCCGGAAAAAAAGGATGAGCAAAAAGCGAATTGGCCGGATTTTAAAAAGTTTGATATTGTTAAAATACAATTTGATCAATTCGAACTCGTAAAAGACAAGGATAAATGGCGTGTCAAGGAAAAGGGTCAAAATATCAGGCCATATGCTGATCAAACAAAGGTTGATGCCCTGATTGATTT
This genomic stretch from Desulfovulcanus ferrireducens harbors:
- a CDS encoding GldG family protein; its protein translation is MTWKKFGQLSGTIIVGLAVLVGLNVLANKADLQYDTTKNKRYSLSKQTVKVLKHLERPVKVLCFYRPGEAERKNLEDLLKLYAKESANFSFEFVDPDRSPFRAKEFKVRQTGEVILLSENRQEKILFPDEEKLTNGLIRVSNPEKAKFYFVQGHGEVPFSGFGEKSITQLKDVLKNQGVELEKLLLAREKKVPEDASALVIIGPQKDFLKHELALLTDYLNTGGRLFLALNAETETNLDLWIKDNLHLKRLSGLILDPMSKLIVGDYLSPLVQDYPYHKITEDFNLMTIFPTCTAFEEEAEAQAKYQIIPLGRSTGSAWLETDLVSLKKGQARFDPGKDIQGPLWLAVVYENEFQEKDSNATLKSRVVVFGDNDFLTNQFIGLSGNMDLARNSLNWLREKEDTLAISKPKLANSLLFLNVWQQRLITWVPLVVLPLLCVLMAVYVGMKRRKC
- a CDS encoding ABC transporter permease, with translation MHTLTLARKDWMILFRSPLAYIVLGCFLFISGYFFVSLVGQFQLFSLQVMQNPGVENFTPQEWVIRPFLQNAGVILLFFIPLLTMRAFSEEKRMGTFELLLSYPVQEYQIVLGKLLAVAGFLTIALVLSGVGPAFLFVYAQPELLPTVTGYFGLLLLALSFASIGIFISSLTENQIVSATLSFGALLLLWLLSWVKELVPEFFKPVVEALSLLSHFDSFTKGVLSVPDLTYYFTFILAFVGLTMLSLENQRWRA